One Glycine max cultivar Williams 82 chromosome 4, Glycine_max_v4.0, whole genome shotgun sequence DNA segment encodes these proteins:
- the LOC100778848 gene encoding ubinuclein-1 isoform X2 yields MAEEKRAPSSFVKKGDRQMFTVELWPGETTIVSWKKLLKDANKHNGSTSAPQHVAIAPGQPVEVEETDPSQPNRFSAVIEKIERLYTGKDSSDDEDLLDVPDDDQYDTEDSFIDDAELDEYFEVDNSAIKHDGFFVNRGKLERINEPPVLPNQQPKKRRRKDILKNAGENNDGHGSNKNVKVGRPASAKTASLQAKNMLNLSENLVAPGDHIEDLKLPNQSDVSGIISKKKTADTKPILNPSVSLKTSSDDAPAVTDAKDVDKQKIGAFQSKNISDKYIDGSGSFDASHHKYNEKSAYAHSKSQPGRPSSNIDDINWTKEKNGMRELPDLNLSEGKSATQATKSENMHKKEGSSVRPKTSMLEKALRELEKMVAESRPPAVDNQEADATSQAVKRRLPREIKLKLAKVARLAATHGKVSKELINRLMSILGHLIQLRTLKRNLKIMINMGLSAKQEEDNRFQQIKKEVVDLIKMQAPTLESKQLKGEASGDFQEFGTDGKPITKRKFTMDAALEDKICDLYDLFVDGLDENAGPQIRKLYAELAQLWPSGYMDNHGIKRGICRAKERRRALYNKHKDQEKIKRKKLLAPKQQENVRFDTNTITSQQNLRERSAPESSSHAYTSGNKQVSNTSTPSPMNGLKQEKAKGSSSSSVDDVRVADGVLTKKVKRKPELELEGAHLGPEKVASLQGEERPRSLKQSTGPLPTKSNLQPTSLPDLEQSS; encoded by the exons ATGGCGGAGGAGAAGAGGGCGCCGTCGTCGTTCGTGAAGAAAGGCGACCGGCAAATGTTCACGGTGGAGCTCTGGCCAGGTGAGACCACCATAGTTTCGTGGAAGAAGCTGTTGAAGGACGCTAACAAGCACAACGGATCCACTTCGGCGCCACAACACGTCGCAATCGCTCCG GGTCAACCTGTGGAGGTTGAAGAAACAGATCCTTCTCAGCCAAACCGTTTCAGTGCTGTAATAGAGAAGATTGAGCGCCTTTACACG GGTAAGGACAGTAGTGATGATGAGGATCTGCTTGATGTTCCTGATGATGATCAGTATGATACTGAAGACTCTTTTATAGATGATGCTGAACTG GATGAATATTTTGAGGTTGATAATTCTGCAATCAAACATGATGGGTTCTTTGTAAATAGGGGGAAATTGGAACGCAT AAATGAACCTCCTGTACTACCTAATCAGCAACCAAAGAAAAGGCGCAGAAAAGATATATTGAAGAATGCTGGTGAAAACAATGATGGTCAtggatcaaataaaaatgtaaaagttgGCAGGCCAGCATCTGCCAAAACAGCTTCACTACAGGCAAAGAATATGTTAAATTTATCTGAGAATTTGGTTGCACCTGGTGACCATATTGAAGACTTGAAACTTCCAAATCAATCGGATGTCTCTGGAATTATTTCGAAAAAGAAAACTGCTGATACTAAACCAATATTGAACCCTTCTGTCTCTTTGAAAACATCAAGTGATGATGCTCCTGCTGTAACAGATGCAAAAGATGTTGACAAGCAGAAGATAGGAGCTTTTCAATCTAAGAACATTAGTGATAAATATATAGATGGAAGTGGATCGTTTGATGCATCTCATCATAAATACAATGAAAAAAGTGCATATGCTCATTCCAAATCCCAACCTGGAAGACCCTCAAGTAATATTGATGATATCAAttggacaaaagaaaaaaatggtatGCGTGAACTGCCAGATCTTAACTTGTCTGAGGGAAAGTCTGCTACCCAAGCAACA AAGTCTGAAAACATGCACAAGAAAGAGGGTTCTAGTGTTAGGCCAAAAACTTCAATGCTTGAAAAGGCTCTTCGTGAGTTGGAAAAAATGGTTGCAGAAT CTAGGCCACCAGCAGTGGATAACCAAGAGGCTGATGCTACATCCCAGGCAGTCAAAAGGAGGTTGCCTAGAGAAATAAAGCTAAAGCTTGCTAAAGTTGCTAGACTAGCG GCAACGCACGGGAAAGTATCAAAAGAGTTAATTAACCGTCTTATGAGTATTCTTGGGCATCTGATTCAGCTAAGAACATTAAAG agaaacttaaaaataatgatcAATATGGGTCTGTCAGCAAAGCAGGAGGAGGATAATAGGTTTCAACAGATAAAGAAGGAAGTTGTTGATTTGATTAAGATGCAGGCCCCAACTCTGGAATCCAAG CAGCTGAAAGGTGAAGCATCTGGTGATTTTCAAGAATTTGGTACTGATGGAAAACCAATAACTAAAAGGAAGTTTACTATGGATGCTGCATTGGAGGACAAGATTTGTGATCTCTACGATCTTTTTGTAGAT GGGTTGGATGAAAATGCCGGTCCACAGATTAGAAAGTTGTATGCTGAG CTTGCACAGTTATGGCCCAGTGGTTACATGGACAACCATGGGATCAAACGTGGAATTTGCAGGGCGAAAGAGAGGCGCAGAGCACTATACAACAAACATAAG GATCAGGAGAAAATTAAGAGGAAAAAGTTGCTGGCACCTAAGCAACAGGAGAACGTTCGATTTGATACTAATACAATTACTTCACAGCAGAACCTACGAGAGAGATCAGCTCCAGAGTCTAGCAGTCATGCTTATACTTCAGGGAACAAGCAAGTTTCTAATACAAGCACCCCAAGTCCAATGAATGgtctaaaacaagaaaaagcaaAGGGAAGTTCAAGCAGTTCCGTGGATGATGTCAGGGTTGCAGATGGTGTTTTGACAAAGAAGGTAAAGAGAAAACCAGAACTTGAGTTGGAAGGAGCACATTTAGGTCCTGAGAAAGTAGCTTCCTTGCAGGGAGAAGAAAGACCCAGGTCCCTAAAGCAGTCTACAGGGCCACTTCCCACCAAATCAAATCTTCAGCCAACATCTCTGCCTGATCTTGAACAGTCAAGCTAA
- the LOC100778848 gene encoding ubinuclein-1 isoform X1, translating into MAEEKRAPSSFVKKGDRQMFTVELWPGETTIVSWKKLLKDANKHNGSTSAPQHVAIAPGQPVEVEETDPSQPNRFSAVIEKIERLYTGKDSSDDEDLLDVPDDDQYDTEDSFIDDAELDEYFEVDNSAIKHDGFFVNRGKLERINEPPVLPNQQPKKRRRKDILKNAGENNDGHGSNKNVKVGRPASAKTASLQAKNMLNLSENLVAPGDHIEDLKLPNQSDVSGIISKKKTADTKPILNPSVSLKTSSDDAPAVTDAKDVDKQKIGAFQSKNISDKYIDGSGSFDASHHKYNEKSAYAHSKSQPGRPSSNIDDINWTKEKNGMRELPDLNLSEGKSATQATKSENMHKKEGSSVRPKTSMLEKALRELEKMVAESRPPAVDNQEADATSQAVKRRLPREIKLKLAKVARLAATHGKVSKELINRLMSILGHLIQLRTLKRNLKIMINMGLSAKQEEDNRFQQIKKEVVDLIKMQAPTLESKQQLKGEASGDFQEFGTDGKPITKRKFTMDAALEDKICDLYDLFVDGLDENAGPQIRKLYAELAQLWPSGYMDNHGIKRGICRAKERRRALYNKHKDQEKIKRKKLLAPKQQENVRFDTNTITSQQNLRERSAPESSSHAYTSGNKQVSNTSTPSPMNGLKQEKAKGSSSSSVDDVRVADGVLTKKVKRKPELELEGAHLGPEKVASLQGEERPRSLKQSTGPLPTKSNLQPTSLPDLEQSS; encoded by the exons ATGGCGGAGGAGAAGAGGGCGCCGTCGTCGTTCGTGAAGAAAGGCGACCGGCAAATGTTCACGGTGGAGCTCTGGCCAGGTGAGACCACCATAGTTTCGTGGAAGAAGCTGTTGAAGGACGCTAACAAGCACAACGGATCCACTTCGGCGCCACAACACGTCGCAATCGCTCCG GGTCAACCTGTGGAGGTTGAAGAAACAGATCCTTCTCAGCCAAACCGTTTCAGTGCTGTAATAGAGAAGATTGAGCGCCTTTACACG GGTAAGGACAGTAGTGATGATGAGGATCTGCTTGATGTTCCTGATGATGATCAGTATGATACTGAAGACTCTTTTATAGATGATGCTGAACTG GATGAATATTTTGAGGTTGATAATTCTGCAATCAAACATGATGGGTTCTTTGTAAATAGGGGGAAATTGGAACGCAT AAATGAACCTCCTGTACTACCTAATCAGCAACCAAAGAAAAGGCGCAGAAAAGATATATTGAAGAATGCTGGTGAAAACAATGATGGTCAtggatcaaataaaaatgtaaaagttgGCAGGCCAGCATCTGCCAAAACAGCTTCACTACAGGCAAAGAATATGTTAAATTTATCTGAGAATTTGGTTGCACCTGGTGACCATATTGAAGACTTGAAACTTCCAAATCAATCGGATGTCTCTGGAATTATTTCGAAAAAGAAAACTGCTGATACTAAACCAATATTGAACCCTTCTGTCTCTTTGAAAACATCAAGTGATGATGCTCCTGCTGTAACAGATGCAAAAGATGTTGACAAGCAGAAGATAGGAGCTTTTCAATCTAAGAACATTAGTGATAAATATATAGATGGAAGTGGATCGTTTGATGCATCTCATCATAAATACAATGAAAAAAGTGCATATGCTCATTCCAAATCCCAACCTGGAAGACCCTCAAGTAATATTGATGATATCAAttggacaaaagaaaaaaatggtatGCGTGAACTGCCAGATCTTAACTTGTCTGAGGGAAAGTCTGCTACCCAAGCAACA AAGTCTGAAAACATGCACAAGAAAGAGGGTTCTAGTGTTAGGCCAAAAACTTCAATGCTTGAAAAGGCTCTTCGTGAGTTGGAAAAAATGGTTGCAGAAT CTAGGCCACCAGCAGTGGATAACCAAGAGGCTGATGCTACATCCCAGGCAGTCAAAAGGAGGTTGCCTAGAGAAATAAAGCTAAAGCTTGCTAAAGTTGCTAGACTAGCG GCAACGCACGGGAAAGTATCAAAAGAGTTAATTAACCGTCTTATGAGTATTCTTGGGCATCTGATTCAGCTAAGAACATTAAAG agaaacttaaaaataatgatcAATATGGGTCTGTCAGCAAAGCAGGAGGAGGATAATAGGTTTCAACAGATAAAGAAGGAAGTTGTTGATTTGATTAAGATGCAGGCCCCAACTCTGGAATCCAAG CAGCAGCTGAAAGGTGAAGCATCTGGTGATTTTCAAGAATTTGGTACTGATGGAAAACCAATAACTAAAAGGAAGTTTACTATGGATGCTGCATTGGAGGACAAGATTTGTGATCTCTACGATCTTTTTGTAGAT GGGTTGGATGAAAATGCCGGTCCACAGATTAGAAAGTTGTATGCTGAG CTTGCACAGTTATGGCCCAGTGGTTACATGGACAACCATGGGATCAAACGTGGAATTTGCAGGGCGAAAGAGAGGCGCAGAGCACTATACAACAAACATAAG GATCAGGAGAAAATTAAGAGGAAAAAGTTGCTGGCACCTAAGCAACAGGAGAACGTTCGATTTGATACTAATACAATTACTTCACAGCAGAACCTACGAGAGAGATCAGCTCCAGAGTCTAGCAGTCATGCTTATACTTCAGGGAACAAGCAAGTTTCTAATACAAGCACCCCAAGTCCAATGAATGgtctaaaacaagaaaaagcaaAGGGAAGTTCAAGCAGTTCCGTGGATGATGTCAGGGTTGCAGATGGTGTTTTGACAAAGAAGGTAAAGAGAAAACCAGAACTTGAGTTGGAAGGAGCACATTTAGGTCCTGAGAAAGTAGCTTCCTTGCAGGGAGAAGAAAGACCCAGGTCCCTAAAGCAGTCTACAGGGCCACTTCCCACCAAATCAAATCTTCAGCCAACATCTCTGCCTGATCTTGAACAGTCAAGCTAA
- the LOC100795861 gene encoding agamous-like MADS-box protein MADS9 translates to MGRGKIEIKRIENSSNRQVTYSKRKNGILKKAKEISVLCDAQVSLIIFGVSGKMHEYISPSTTLIDVLDRYQRASGKTLWDAKHENLSNEIDRIKKENDSMQIELRHLKGEDITSLNYKELMALEDALENGLSGVREKKMEVHRMFKRNDKILEEQNKELNFLLQQHLALEGVGNMHGQWI, encoded by the exons ATGGGGAGGGGTAAGATTGAGATCAAAAGGATTGAGAACTCAAGCAACAGGCAAGTTACCTACTCAAAGAGGAAGAATGGGATCCTTAAGAAGGCAAAGGAAATTAGTGTTCTATGTGATGCTCAAGtttcccttatcatctttggtgTCTCTGGGAAGATGCATGAGTACATCAGCCCCTCCACTac GTTGATTGACGTCCTGGACAGATACCAAAGAGCCTCTGGGAAGACCCTGTGGGATGCTAAGCATGAG AACCTCAGCAATGAAATtgatagaatcaagaaagagAATGACAGCATGCAAATTGAGCTCAg GCACTTGAAAGGAGAGGACATCACGTCACTGAATTACAAGGAACTGATGGCTCTAGAGGATGCCCTTGAAAATGGCCTCAGTGGAGTCCGTGAGAAAAAg ATGGAAGTGCACAGGATGTTCAAGAGAAAT GACAAGATTTTGGAGGAGCAAAATAAGGAACTCAATTTCCTTCTG CAACAACATTTGGCACTAGAAGGTGTGGGAAACATGCATGGACAATGGATTTAA